In a single window of the Acetivibrio clariflavus DSM 19732 genome:
- a CDS encoding methyl-accepting chemotaxis protein produces MAEANINLRREVNNKTKTMDDVIKEFSDAKGKKFMDELRNVVAECKDIENTLLAEREKAQATQETTTKLVLIFGTLTALILAIVIAFYVSKIITSGILKVVNAADKLATGNLNIDIDINSKDEIGTLAVTFTKMKNIIIEVIEEIKNLSQNAIDGNLSFRGNTSKFSGDFQTIIDGINKTLDAITEPIKESSTVLAEMAKGNLQVAVTGNYKGDHAVIKNSTNNTINAFNEVLSNINSAADQVATGSKQVSASSQLLSQGSTEQASSIEEITSSIKEIASQTKQNAENANQANGLANVAKEKAVEGNAQMSEMLKSMAEINDSSNNISKIIKVIDEIAFQTNILALNAAVEAARAGQHGKGFAVVAEEVRNLAARSADAAKETTALIEDSIKKVESGTKIATETASALNQIVDSVAKTANLVNEITEASNQQASLISQLNHAITQVSHVVQTNSATAEQSAAASEELSTQADLLKELVNKYKLKEVSATTLTPDVLKILQNMSSNEYLSNHEKISHEENLKSNINLDGINFGKY; encoded by the coding sequence ATGGCTGAAGCTAATATTAATCTCAGACGTGAAGTAAATAATAAAACCAAAACAATGGATGATGTTATTAAGGAATTCTCTGATGCTAAAGGAAAAAAATTTATGGATGAACTGAGAAACGTTGTTGCAGAATGTAAAGATATTGAAAACACGCTTTTGGCAGAACGAGAAAAAGCTCAAGCAACTCAGGAAACTACAACCAAGCTTGTCCTTATATTCGGAACACTCACCGCATTGATTTTGGCAATTGTTATTGCTTTCTATGTAAGCAAAATTATAACCAGCGGAATCTTAAAAGTTGTCAATGCAGCTGATAAGCTTGCCACAGGTAATTTAAACATAGATATTGATATTAACTCTAAAGATGAAATAGGTACATTGGCAGTTACTTTCACCAAAATGAAAAACATAATCATTGAAGTGATAGAAGAAATAAAAAATTTATCCCAAAACGCTATAGATGGCAATTTGAGTTTCAGAGGCAATACAAGTAAATTCAGCGGAGATTTTCAGACAATAATAGATGGCATTAATAAAACTTTAGATGCAATAACCGAGCCTATTAAAGAATCATCTACCGTACTTGCGGAAATGGCAAAAGGAAATCTGCAGGTGGCAGTTACCGGCAATTACAAAGGCGATCATGCTGTTATTAAAAATTCAACCAATAACACAATCAATGCCTTCAATGAAGTACTGTCCAATATCAATTCAGCAGCCGACCAAGTTGCAACAGGTTCAAAGCAAGTTTCTGCTTCAAGTCAGTTACTATCCCAGGGTTCAACAGAACAAGCCAGTTCAATTGAAGAAATTACCTCTTCCATTAAAGAAATTGCTTCGCAAACAAAGCAAAATGCTGAGAATGCAAATCAAGCAAACGGACTTGCTAACGTTGCAAAAGAAAAAGCAGTTGAAGGAAATGCTCAAATGTCTGAAATGCTTAAATCAATGGCTGAAATTAATGATTCATCAAATAACATATCAAAAATAATTAAAGTTATAGACGAAATTGCTTTTCAAACTAACATACTTGCTCTAAACGCTGCTGTTGAAGCTGCAAGAGCCGGTCAGCACGGAAAAGGGTTCGCTGTTGTTGCAGAAGAAGTAAGAAATTTAGCTGCTCGCTCAGCTGATGCTGCGAAAGAAACAACTGCTTTAATTGAAGATTCAATTAAAAAAGTTGAAAGCGGTACTAAAATTGCAACCGAAACAGCATCTGCGTTAAATCAAATAGTAGATAGTGTTGCAAAAACCGCCAATTTAGTCAATGAAATTACTGAAGCTTCCAACCAGCAAGCATCTTTAATCTCCCAGTTAAATCATGCTATAACACAAGTTTCCCATGTTGTACAAACAAATTCAGCTACTGCAGAACAAAGTGCTGCTGCCAGTGAAGAATTATCCACACAGGCTGATTTGCTAAAAGAACTCGTCAATAAATATAAACTGAAAGAAGTAAGTGCTACAACATTAACACCTGATGTTCTAAAAATACTACAAAATATGTCCTCAAATGAGTATTTATCAAATCATGAAAAAATAAGTCATGAAGAAAATCTTAAATCAAATATTAATTTGGATGGAATAAACTTTGGTAAGTATTAA
- a CDS encoding CHASE3 domain-containing protein, whose amino-acid sequence MLEKFNNLDIKKKLMLGFAVVVLVIFVLSTIVFINFSSYLNANVWNDHTRKVLSNLDNIIASMVNMETGERGFAITGDESFLEPYTTGKADFDTYFNEVKELTIDNPTQQENLKKN is encoded by the coding sequence ATGCTAGAAAAATTTAACAACCTAGATATCAAAAAAAAGTTAATGCTTGGATTCGCGGTAGTAGTATTAGTTATTTTCGTACTGTCCACCATTGTTTTTATAAACTTTTCCAGTTATCTGAATGCTAATGTTTGGAATGACCATACTCGTAAAGTCTTATCAAATTTGGATAATATAATTGCAAGCATGGTTAATATGGAAACGGGGGAACGCGGTTTTGCCATAACCGGTGATGAAAGCTTTTTAGAACCTTATACTACAGGAAAAGCTGATTTCGATACATACTTTAACGAAGTTAAAGAATTAACCATTGACAACCCAACTCAACAGGAAAATCTAAAAAAAAATTAA
- a CDS encoding sialate O-acetylesterase has product MIMKKANANLFVIGLLMLSMLFVAPTERIYASNSAKHKVFILAGQSNMAGCGMNHELSAEYLGEQERVKIYAEGTVEASLKGTWSTLKPGFGSGSGCFGPELTFGREISKAYPDCEILLIKCGWSGTSLQGDWRPPSAGGATGPLYKNLIETVNKAIGALDKSIDYEFAGMCWMQGESDACNIYPAREYEENLTAFINDVRKELNAPTMPFVIAMIDDSDAWVENAIVRQAQINVANKVPYVYIFDTKDYDTDGMHYKTQGILDMGYDFAKAIISASDVPSKIVYGDVNGDGKFDSIDCATVKMYLLGMIEGFTYSEGFKAADVNGDENINSIDFALMKSRLLGIINKFPVEN; this is encoded by the coding sequence ATGATCATGAAAAAGGCAAATGCAAATTTATTTGTAATTGGTCTTTTGATGTTATCTATGCTGTTTGTTGCACCGACTGAAAGAATATATGCTTCAAACAGTGCAAAGCACAAGGTATTCATACTTGCCGGACAATCAAACATGGCAGGATGTGGTATGAATCACGAGCTTTCTGCCGAATACCTTGGGGAACAGGAAAGAGTAAAGATATATGCAGAAGGAACAGTGGAAGCTTCGTTAAAAGGAACTTGGAGCACATTGAAACCTGGTTTTGGAAGTGGTTCTGGCTGTTTTGGGCCTGAACTGACTTTCGGAAGGGAAATATCAAAAGCGTATCCTGATTGCGAAATTCTCCTGATCAAATGCGGATGGTCAGGGACATCGTTACAGGGTGATTGGCGTCCACCTAGTGCGGGAGGAGCTACCGGTCCGCTTTATAAAAATTTGATTGAAACTGTTAATAAGGCGATTGGAGCGCTAGATAAAAGTATTGATTACGAATTTGCAGGAATGTGCTGGATGCAGGGAGAATCAGATGCTTGTAATATTTATCCGGCAAGAGAGTATGAGGAGAATCTGACTGCTTTCATAAATGATGTAAGAAAAGAACTCAATGCACCTACAATGCCTTTTGTAATAGCAATGATTGACGATTCGGATGCCTGGGTTGAAAATGCAATTGTAAGACAGGCACAAATAAATGTTGCAAATAAAGTGCCTTATGTATATATTTTTGATACAAAGGATTATGATACCGACGGTATGCATTATAAAACTCAGGGAATTCTTGATATGGGATATGACTTTGCAAAGGCGATAATATCGGCAAGTGATGTTCCTTCAAAAATTGTTTACGGTGATGTTAATGGTGATGGCAAATTTGATTCAATAGATTGTGCAACAGTCAAAATGTATCTTTTAGGAATGATTGAAGGTTTTACATACAGTGAAGGCTTTAAAGCTGCCGATGTTAACGGGGATGAAAATATAAATTCAATAGATTTTGCCCTGATGAAAAGCAGGCTTTTGGGTATAATAAACAAGTTTCCGGTGGAGAATTAA
- a CDS encoding GNAT family N-acetyltransferase encodes MSNISFVKVNDEHIKRITEIYNYYIKNTTVTFHYFEHTEEQMKEMLYTKDSRFNSFAVIDDENGEIIGFCMIKKFKNREAFDKCGEVAVYLDVRYLNRGIGKLMLDFLEDEARKQNFHTLLASISSDNERSRKLFESKGYFRCAHFKEVGIKFGNVLDLFFYEKILD; translated from the coding sequence TTGAGCAACATATCCTTTGTCAAAGTAAATGATGAACATATAAAAAGAATAACTGAGATTTATAACTACTATATTAAAAACACAACTGTTACTTTTCATTATTTCGAGCATACGGAAGAGCAAATGAAGGAAATGCTATATACAAAGGATTCAAGATTCAATTCCTTTGCAGTTATAGATGACGAAAACGGTGAAATTATTGGTTTTTGTATGATAAAGAAGTTCAAAAACAGGGAAGCCTTCGATAAATGTGGCGAAGTTGCCGTTTACCTTGATGTAAGATATTTAAATAGGGGAATTGGCAAGCTTATGTTAGATTTTCTTGAAGATGAAGCAAGAAAGCAAAATTTTCATACATTGCTTGCATCAATTTCCAGTGATAATGAACGTAGTAGAAAACTTTTTGAGAGCAAGGGATATTTCAGATGTGCCCATTTTAAAGAAGTGGGCATTAAATTTGGGAATGTATTGGATCTGTTTTTCTATGAAAAGATTTTAGATTAA
- a CDS encoding flavin reductase family protein: MGFVEIDADKFELNPFKFWDKDWALVTAGTKDSVNTMTVGWGNFGILWGKKVVSIYIRPQRYTKEFVDKNHRFSVTYFGEERKKEMAYLGTVSGRDEDKISKAGLTVAYHDGVPYINEGKIVFICRKLWETEINPERFIDKSIDNFYPEKDYHTQYIAEVEKILIRE; the protein is encoded by the coding sequence ATGGGATTTGTGGAAATAGACGCAGATAAGTTTGAATTAAATCCGTTTAAATTTTGGGATAAAGATTGGGCATTGGTTACAGCCGGTACAAAAGACAGTGTCAATACTATGACTGTGGGATGGGGAAATTTCGGTATATTGTGGGGAAAGAAAGTGGTTAGCATATATATCCGACCACAAAGATATACAAAAGAGTTTGTAGATAAAAATCACAGATTTTCTGTCACATATTTCGGTGAAGAAAGAAAAAAGGAAATGGCGTATTTAGGAACGGTTTCCGGCAGAGACGAGGATAAAATCAGTAAAGCAGGATTGACAGTTGCATATCATGACGGAGTTCCTTACATTAATGAAGGAAAAATTGTTTTTATATGCAGAAAGCTATGGGAGACCGAAATCAACCCTGAGCGCTTTATAGATAAGAGTATTGATAATTTCTATCCGGAAAAAGATTATCATACGCAATATATTGCAGAAGTTGAAAAAATTCTGATCAGAGAATGA
- a CDS encoding tetratricopeptide repeat protein, with protein MKRILKIFITMSIILIFISIPSVISFGASAMDYFYEGNNFFNSGKYQEAIDSYDKAIKINPDIPEFYYNKAIALYNLGRYDEAIAQYDQVIKLNSQFKDAYINKALCLTETNRFDEAISLLDEYIKKYPKDPEGYALKGHNLLLKGSYAEALEMADKVIESKPKDKGILSMAYSTKSSALTDLGKIDEALEACKTALELDNTNANAYIAMGYAFYAQKKYDEAIEMCNKAIEVMPNCIEAYMNKSVYLMGKKRYEEAIECCNKASELNTPKDPITESKIYTNKSSVLYKMKKYNEALLAAEKAIEFNPKYAFAYVGKGNALAKEGKYEESIQAFDKAIELDSNCGEAYISKAFSLEKLEKYDELIQLCQKAKNMNSKDPDYFASIYLNLSAGYLGISDFSEAEKCLEKALEYEPTDSEVLALIYANYASAMIGMADYDKALVFNDKALELNSECYEAYVSKGYIFLDLMKLDEAIECCDTAIEKKIDDYKIHKIKGLAYEKKGMLDEALMALDKSLELKPDNEEVKFERMRVARKIAIRKIGLIIGGFLIVAAIAIVITLVLVKRRKKPTKNEDLYKGLV; from the coding sequence ATGAAAAGAATTTTAAAGATATTTATAACTATGTCTATTATTCTTATATTCATTTCCATTCCCTCTGTTATATCTTTTGGTGCTTCAGCAATGGATTATTTTTACGAGGGAAATAATTTTTTTAATTCCGGAAAATATCAGGAAGCAATCGACAGTTATGACAAAGCAATCAAGATCAATCCTGATATTCCTGAGTTTTACTATAATAAGGCCATAGCACTTTATAATCTTGGAAGATATGATGAAGCTATAGCTCAATATGACCAAGTAATAAAGTTAAATTCCCAATTTAAAGATGCGTATATAAATAAAGCACTGTGCTTAACTGAAACAAATAGATTTGATGAAGCTATTTCACTATTGGACGAATATATAAAAAAATATCCTAAAGATCCGGAAGGATATGCTTTAAAGGGCCACAATTTATTATTGAAAGGTAGTTATGCCGAGGCATTAGAAATGGCAGACAAGGTTATTGAGAGTAAACCTAAAGACAAAGGCATTCTTTCAATGGCTTATTCAACTAAAAGCAGTGCTTTGACTGACCTTGGCAAAATTGATGAGGCTTTGGAGGCTTGTAAAACAGCTTTGGAGTTGGATAATACCAATGCAAATGCTTATATTGCAATGGGATATGCCTTTTATGCTCAAAAAAAGTATGATGAGGCCATTGAAATGTGTAACAAAGCTATTGAAGTCATGCCCAATTGCATTGAAGCATATATGAACAAATCTGTTTATCTAATGGGCAAAAAGAGATATGAAGAAGCAATTGAGTGTTGCAATAAAGCATCGGAACTAAACACACCAAAAGATCCTATTACTGAATCAAAAATATATACAAACAAGTCGTCTGTTTTATATAAAATGAAAAAATATAATGAGGCTCTTTTGGCAGCAGAAAAGGCAATAGAGTTTAATCCTAAGTATGCTTTTGCATATGTTGGCAAAGGAAATGCGTTGGCGAAAGAAGGAAAATATGAAGAATCTATTCAGGCCTTTGATAAGGCCATCGAGTTAGATTCAAATTGTGGAGAGGCATATATTTCTAAAGCTTTTTCATTAGAAAAACTTGAAAAATACGATGAATTAATACAGTTATGCCAAAAGGCCAAAAATATGAACTCAAAGGATCCCGATTATTTCGCGAGTATCTATTTAAATTTGTCAGCCGGATACCTTGGAATATCTGATTTTTCTGAAGCTGAAAAATGTCTTGAAAAGGCACTGGAATATGAACCGACTGATTCTGAAGTTTTAGCATTGATTTATGCCAATTATGCAAGTGCAATGATAGGGATGGCGGATTATGATAAAGCACTGGTCTTTAATGATAAAGCATTGGAATTGAATTCTGAATGTTATGAAGCATATGTAAGCAAAGGTTATATATTTTTGGATCTGATGAAATTGGATGAGGCTATTGAGTGCTGTGATACAGCTATAGAAAAGAAAATAGATGATTATAAAATACATAAAATTAAAGGTTTGGCTTATGAAAAGAAAGGAATGCTTGATGAGGCATTGATGGCATTGGATAAGAGTTTGGAGTTAAAGCCGGATAATGAAGAAGTAAAATTTGAAAGAATGAGGGTTGCCAGAAAAATTGCAATAAGGAAAATTGGTTTGATTATCGGGGGATTCTTAATTGTTGCTGCTATTGCAATTGTTATAACCTTAGTTTTGGTTAAAAGGAGAAAAAAGCCAACGAAAAATGAGGACTTATATAAAGGATTGGTGTAA
- a CDS encoding C45 family autoproteolytic acyltransferase/hydolase has translation MKCVLFRNFIGMVAAVSILLLPGCNVNNSPLTEHGNNSFESVSSKTEEAIEAAKSSDGLAVIDKKESYYEVTLNLEKGSHYDVGKAYGKDILQIYPHFIEIVEMCLYKNVGVLIGNGANANILKERLEAVVPQIPKDYVDEINGFVDAVANGKTPFQAGGKLSREEIFALNLLPDIIRGTQCSGMAVLGSKSQTGSVITGRILEWFYGSEKQFATMHSVVTFKNFDKTITTIGFLGTFNVITAINDDGVFLGILDADTGEAFDATGKRCYTYEIRKVLEDFTTAEEVAEYTNSMANQYTFSHNLLITDRQNAFVAENCVSGGKSGIRTAQSKTGKRS, from the coding sequence ATGAAATGCGTTCTTTTTAGAAATTTTATCGGCATGGTTGCAGCAGTATCAATTCTATTGTTACCTGGTTGTAATGTTAATAATTCTCCATTAACAGAGCATGGAAATAATTCATTTGAAAGTGTCAGTTCGAAAACCGAGGAAGCAATTGAGGCTGCAAAATCCTCCGACGGTCTTGCTGTAATAGACAAAAAAGAAAGCTACTATGAAGTTACCCTCAATCTTGAAAAAGGAAGTCACTATGATGTAGGAAAGGCATATGGGAAAGACATACTTCAAATTTATCCTCATTTTATTGAAATTGTTGAAATGTGTTTATATAAGAATGTGGGGGTTTTAATTGGAAACGGCGCAAATGCCAATATTTTAAAAGAAAGACTTGAGGCAGTAGTTCCTCAAATTCCAAAGGACTATGTCGATGAAATAAATGGGTTTGTAGATGCAGTCGCGAACGGTAAAACTCCATTTCAAGCAGGCGGTAAACTCAGCCGGGAGGAAATATTTGCGTTAAATCTATTACCTGATATAATTAGGGGAACGCAATGTTCGGGTATGGCAGTATTAGGAAGTAAATCACAGACTGGTTCCGTGATAACCGGTAGAATTCTAGAATGGTTTTATGGAAGTGAAAAGCAATTTGCTACTATGCATTCAGTTGTTACTTTTAAAAACTTCGATAAAACCATTACTACTATTGGATTTTTAGGGACATTCAATGTAATTACAGCCATTAATGATGACGGCGTTTTTCTTGGTATTCTTGATGCCGATACGGGTGAGGCCTTTGATGCTACAGGGAAAAGATGTTATACCTATGAAATTAGAAAGGTTTTAGAAGATTTTACGACAGCAGAGGAAGTTGCAGAATACACCAATTCAATGGCTAATCAGTATACATTTTCCCACAATTTGCTCATTACCGATAGACAAAACGCTTTTGTTGCAGAAAATTGTGTAAGTGGTGGAAAATCAGGAATACGAACAGCACAGTCAAAAACTGGCAAAAGGTCTTAA
- a CDS encoding dockerin type I domain-containing protein, which produces MRKSKLAISTLFLSFSLLFNGFSVMAEQMKPIVDNFILGDINGDGYIDSNDYGMLKLYLLGFIKDFSYKHGFQAADVNSDGNVNSIDFAIFKRYLLGMITDFPQTPIPTPFATPKPPVTQAEGYEIERKFLIDPNKIPYDLDFLDKYEITQSYISFSPEIRLRNVDGTRFYLTVKANVDSNGLIREERNFWMTEEEYNNLFKKIEGNVIYKARYQGLDEHRRIFAIDIFKGDLEGLAYYEMEFPNEELANSYIPPSWVGKEVTSDKRYKNGSLAQFGIPKD; this is translated from the coding sequence ATGAGAAAAAGTAAACTTGCTATTTCAACACTATTCTTGAGTTTTTCATTACTATTCAATGGCTTTTCGGTTATGGCAGAACAAATGAAACCTATTGTTGATAATTTCATTCTTGGAGATATAAATGGTGATGGATATATAGACTCAAATGACTATGGAATGTTAAAATTATATCTTCTTGGATTTATTAAAGACTTTAGCTATAAGCACGGCTTTCAGGCAGCCGATGTTAATAGCGACGGCAATGTAAACTCAATAGATTTTGCAATCTTCAAACGATATCTGCTCGGCATGATAACTGATTTCCCTCAAACACCAATTCCTACACCTTTTGCTACACCCAAACCACCTGTAACACAGGCAGAAGGTTATGAAATTGAGAGAAAATTTTTAATAGATCCAAATAAGATTCCTTATGACCTCGATTTCCTGGATAAATATGAGATAACCCAGTCATATATAAGTTTTTCTCCGGAAATCAGATTACGGAATGTCGACGGTACCAGGTTTTATCTTACTGTTAAAGCAAATGTGGACTCAAATGGACTAATCCGAGAAGAACGTAATTTCTGGATGACCGAAGAAGAATATAACAATCTGTTTAAAAAGATTGAAGGCAATGTTATTTACAAGGCAAGATATCAAGGACTTGATGAACATAGAAGAATTTTTGCAATTGATATCTTTAAAGGTGATTTGGAAGGTCTGGCGTATTATGAAATGGAATTTCCAAATGAAGAACTTGCCAACAGCTATATCCCCCCTTCCTGGGTAGGTAAAGAAGTTACCAGTGATAAAAGATATAAGAATGGAAGTCTGGCACAATTCGGTATCCCCAAAGATTAG
- a CDS encoding tRNA threonylcarbamoyladenosine dehydratase, producing the protein MLNQFSRTELLFGKEAMEKLARSRVAVFGIGGVGGYTVEALARSNIGALDLIDDDKVCLTNINRQIFATRKTVGRYKVDVAEERVKEINPDIKVKTYKTFFMPETSGQFDFSQYDYIVDAIDTVTGKIELVVKAKELNVPIISAMGAGNKLDPTKFEVADIYETSICPLAKVMRKELRQRNIESLKVVYSKEPAITPLEDMSISCRTNCICPPGTARKCTQRRQVPGSNAFVPAVAGLIIAGEVIKDLTGVRGKTL; encoded by the coding sequence ATGTTGAATCAGTTTTCGAGAACAGAATTATTGTTTGGCAAGGAAGCAATGGAAAAGCTTGCAAGGTCACGTGTAGCGGTTTTTGGAATTGGCGGGGTTGGAGGATATACAGTTGAGGCTCTTGCACGAAGCAACATCGGAGCCCTTGACTTGATTGATGACGACAAAGTTTGTCTAACCAATATAAACCGTCAAATTTTTGCTACCAGAAAAACTGTCGGAAGATATAAGGTTGATGTAGCAGAGGAGAGGGTTAAAGAAATCAATCCCGATATAAAAGTAAAAACTTATAAAACTTTTTTTATGCCGGAAACTTCCGGACAGTTTGACTTTTCACAATATGATTATATTGTGGATGCAATTGATACCGTTACCGGTAAAATAGAATTGGTTGTAAAGGCAAAAGAGCTAAATGTACCGATAATAAGTGCCATGGGAGCCGGAAATAAACTTGATCCAACAAAATTTGAGGTTGCAGATATATATGAGACTTCAATTTGCCCCCTTGCAAAAGTCATGCGCAAGGAACTACGCCAACGCAATATTGAAAGTCTTAAAGTTGTATATTCGAAAGAACCTGCAATAACTCCATTGGAGGATATGTCGATAAGTTGTCGTACTAACTGTATCTGTCCGCCGGGTACAGCACGCAAATGTACGCAGCGAAGACAGGTACCGGGCAGTAATGCTTTTGTTCCTGCCGTTGCCGGACTTATTATAGCCGGTGAAGTAATAAAAGACTTGACTGGTGTAAGAGGCAAAACCTTATAA
- a CDS encoding ABC transporter ATP-binding protein yields the protein MTSLLTCRNLTKSFGAKKAIDNISLDIGRGKIVGLLGPNGSGKTTFVKICNNLLTPTHGELLIGGYKPGVETKKIVSYLPERTYLNDWMKVSQIIDFFKDFYEDFNTEKAYDMLKRFNIDPKDKLKTMSKGTKEKVQLILVMSREAELYLLDEPIGGVDPAARDFILETIISNYNENATIIISTHLISDIEKVLDEVVFIKDGQIVLAKTVDEIRDESGKSVDALFREVFKC from the coding sequence ATGACCAGTCTATTAACCTGCAGAAATCTAACAAAGAGCTTTGGAGCAAAAAAAGCCATAGATAATATAAGTTTGGATATTGGGAGAGGAAAAATTGTAGGGCTTCTAGGTCCTAACGGCAGTGGTAAAACTACTTTCGTAAAAATTTGTAATAATTTACTTACTCCAACACATGGAGAACTTCTTATTGGAGGATATAAGCCCGGTGTTGAAACAAAAAAAATTGTTTCCTATCTCCCTGAAAGGACTTATCTGAATGACTGGATGAAAGTTTCTCAAATAATTGACTTCTTTAAAGATTTTTATGAAGACTTTAATACAGAAAAAGCATATGACATGCTTAAAAGATTTAACATCGACCCAAAAGATAAGCTGAAAACTATGTCAAAAGGTACAAAGGAAAAAGTACAGCTTATTTTGGTAATGAGCCGTGAAGCAGAACTCTATCTGCTTGATGAACCAATTGGCGGTGTAGACCCGGCAGCCAGGGATTTTATTCTTGAAACCATTATAAGTAATTACAATGAAAATGCAACTATAATAATCTCTACCCATCTTATATCGGACATTGAAAAAGTGCTGGATGAAGTAGTTTTTATTAAGGATGGCCAAATAGTGCTGGCAAAAACTGTTGATGAAATACGTGATGAGTCTGGAAAATCCGTTGATGCTTTATTTAGGGAGGTATTCAAATGTTAA
- a CDS encoding GntR family transcriptional regulator has translation MPWDLKSDRPIYPQLIEAIELKICSGVYPPGSKLKSVRDLAQEAAVNPNTMQRALAKLEEDGLIYTHRTSGRFVTEDANMVKQLRNKIAKEEINQLFQKMKILGFEKKEILDLISIMLEESDNK, from the coding sequence ATGCCTTGGGATTTAAAATCTGATCGCCCCATTTACCCTCAGCTTATTGAAGCAATTGAGCTAAAAATCTGTTCCGGAGTCTACCCTCCCGGTTCAAAACTGAAGTCAGTCCGTGATTTAGCTCAGGAAGCCGCAGTTAATCCGAACACTATGCAGAGAGCTTTAGCTAAGCTGGAGGAAGATGGTCTGATATACACCCACCGAACAAGTGGGAGATTTGTAACGGAGGATGCGAATATGGTGAAGCAATTAAGAAACAAGATTGCAAAAGAAGAAATAAATCAATTGTTTCAAAAAATGAAGATATTAGGCTTTGAGAAAAAAGAGATTCTGGACTTAATCTCAATAATGTTGGAGGAGAGTGACAATAAATGA